The proteins below come from a single Chryseobacterium sp. MA9 genomic window:
- a CDS encoding DUF5675 family protein, which translates to MKTALLVIVLTALFSGSLFGQGNFEIVIERKLSSAACTLGYLIADKKVICHTLELPWENNIKNISCIPSGSYNGILRYDKNDGWRIQLENVPDRDGVQIHMGNYTKQIKGCVLVGMETDIKNCTVGNSKLAYSKLKNAFYGTSNPNSTPDKNIIITFK; encoded by the coding sequence ATGAAAACAGCTTTATTGGTAATTGTATTGACCGCTCTTTTTTCAGGCAGTCTTTTTGGGCAAGGAAATTTTGAAATAGTTATTGAAAGAAAACTATCATCAGCGGCTTGTACCTTAGGATATCTCATTGCAGATAAAAAAGTCATCTGTCATACATTGGAACTGCCATGGGAAAATAATATAAAAAATATCAGTTGTATTCCTTCCGGATCCTATAACGGTATTTTAAGATATGATAAAAATGACGGATGGAGAATACAGCTTGAAAATGTACCAGACAGAGATGGGGTACAAATTCATATGGGAAACTATACAAAGCAGATCAAAGGATGTGTTTTGGTGGGAATGGAAACTGATATTAAAAATTGTACTGTGGGAAATAGTAAACTGGCGTACAGTAAATTGAAGAACGCATTTTATGGTACCTCAAATCCTAACAGTACTCCTGATAAAAACATTATAATAACCTTTAAATAG